A single window of Chryseobacterium shigense DNA harbors:
- a CDS encoding dTDP-4-dehydrorhamnose reductase family protein → MKNIVILGASGMAGHVVYTVLKEKLDKQNYNILGTTNSNNFSGITQKLDIFDTSVLEEYLTEVKPYMVINCIGMLIRSSKQFPDKTIFANSYFPHFLARLASENSFKLIHISTDCVFSGKTGGYTEDSVKDAADVYGMSKALGEIIDDKNLTIRTSIIGPEIKENGEGLFDWFMKTGETSVSGYKSNFWSGVTTLELAKFITWLIDNNNFDHLIHLTNSEAISKHSLLNIFNDVFEQNKTINDDRDYICNKSFINTNKQLTYQVPTYRKMLEEQKEFMKNHSDLYKHYKI, encoded by the coding sequence ATGAAGAACATTGTAATATTAGGAGCTTCTGGTATGGCAGGACATGTGGTTTATACAGTTCTGAAAGAAAAACTGGATAAACAGAATTATAATATTTTGGGTACAACCAACAGCAATAATTTTTCTGGCATCACCCAAAAATTAGATATTTTTGATACAAGCGTACTAGAGGAATATTTGACGGAAGTAAAACCATATATGGTTATCAACTGTATAGGTATGCTTATAAGAAGTTCAAAACAGTTTCCTGATAAAACAATTTTTGCCAATTCATATTTTCCTCATTTCTTAGCCAGACTGGCTTCCGAAAATTCATTTAAACTTATTCATATTTCAACAGACTGTGTTTTTTCTGGTAAAACTGGAGGGTATACCGAAGATTCAGTAAAAGATGCTGCTGATGTTTATGGGATGTCCAAAGCTTTGGGAGAGATTATTGATGATAAAAACCTTACCATCAGAACCTCTATCATAGGTCCGGAAATAAAAGAAAATGGAGAAGGGTTATTTGACTGGTTTATGAAAACCGGTGAAACCAGCGTTAGTGGATATAAAAGTAATTTTTGGTCAGGAGTAACCACCTTGGAACTGGCTAAATTCATCACTTGGTTAATTGATAATAATAACTTTGATCACTTAATTCACTTAACAAATAGCGAGGCAATTTCAAAACATTCTTTACTGAATATATTTAATGACGTGTTTGAACAGAATAAGACTATTAATGACGATAGAGATTATATCTGTAATAAATCATTTATCAATACAAACAAACAGTTGACATACCAGGTTCCTACTTATCGGAAGATGCTTGAAGAACAAAAGGAATTTATGAAGAATCATTCAGACTTATATAAACATTATAAAATATAA
- a CDS encoding oligosaccharide flippase family protein gives MIGFYTLILGIISFADSGMSSAVIKEFSQDGHSPSYKYSIFRSIENLYLIVCVFIMTVLAFGSDFIAGKWLNSNTIEIGTLSYYISLIGIGTTLQLLSSLYFGALFGLGEQVKANFYQIIWNIFRAGIVIPVLIFYKPTLEVYFLWQIGCNLLYLAVLRMGSISILKSLAPDLKRSFKKIPENILKYIGGMVFIAIISAVNIQADKIITSSIFSLKTFGYYNLASLISQIPVILGTPLVMFAFPLFSKFSSDQKNTDITFDKIAFLLSIIIFPISFLIIFFPEEILKLWNGKNIESEMFAPLAGVTRLLITGSVFLALQLPLFYILLSKGKTKYTIYQGVIQVVLGIPLLYFCAKTYGLGAVPFPWILINFGSYVFLLFIVFKNFIKINFLYYFKRTFIIPFFISLSISFLFYLLHKIIHVNIILYLALIGSISLLMNIVVDNILNKRYFKEYKHLYNFPR, from the coding sequence GTGATTGGTTTTTATACCCTGATCCTGGGAATCATCAGTTTTGCAGATTCAGGTATGTCTTCAGCTGTCATTAAGGAGTTTTCACAGGATGGGCACTCTCCATCATACAAGTACAGTATCTTTAGAAGTATTGAAAACCTGTACCTTATTGTATGTGTTTTCATAATGACAGTTTTAGCCTTTGGCTCAGATTTTATTGCGGGAAAATGGCTGAATTCCAATACTATTGAGATAGGGACGCTTTCTTATTATATCTCTTTAATTGGCATAGGAACAACCTTGCAATTACTTTCATCTTTATACTTTGGAGCTCTTTTCGGATTGGGAGAGCAGGTAAAAGCTAATTTCTATCAGATTATCTGGAATATTTTTCGTGCCGGAATTGTTATACCGGTTTTAATTTTTTATAAGCCGACACTGGAAGTATACTTTCTATGGCAGATTGGCTGTAATCTTCTTTATTTGGCTGTTTTAAGGATGGGATCAATAAGTATTCTAAAAAGTTTAGCCCCTGATCTTAAAAGGTCTTTTAAAAAAATTCCGGAAAATATTCTAAAATATATTGGCGGTATGGTTTTTATCGCAATAATTTCAGCAGTAAATATACAGGCAGATAAAATTATAACCAGCTCTATCTTTTCATTGAAAACCTTTGGTTATTACAACCTGGCATCCCTTATTTCACAGATTCCTGTGATTCTTGGAACCCCATTGGTAATGTTTGCCTTTCCTCTGTTTTCTAAGTTTTCATCTGATCAAAAAAATACGGATATTACTTTTGATAAAATTGCATTTCTGTTAAGTATAATAATATTCCCGATTTCATTTTTAATTATATTTTTTCCTGAAGAAATATTAAAATTATGGAACGGTAAGAATATTGAAAGTGAAATGTTTGCACCATTAGCTGGTGTAACGAGACTGCTGATCACGGGGTCCGTTTTTTTGGCATTACAGCTGCCGTTATTTTATATACTTTTGTCCAAAGGAAAAACAAAATATACCATTTACCAGGGAGTAATACAGGTAGTTCTTGGTATTCCGCTTTTATATTTTTGTGCAAAAACTTATGGATTAGGGGCTGTTCCATTTCCTTGGATCCTGATAAACTTTGGATCATATGTATTTTTACTTTTTATTGTATTTAAAAATTTTATAAAAATAAATTTTTTATATTATTTTAAAAGAACGTTTATTATACCTTTTTTTATTAGTCTCTCAATTTCTTTTTTATTTTACCTGCTGCATAAAATTATTCATGTAAATATAATTTTATACTTGGCACTTATTGGGAGTATATCGCTACTAATGAATATTGTAGTTGATAATATTCTTAATAAAAGGTATTTTAAGGAATATAAACATTTGTATAACTTCCCAAGGTAA
- a CDS encoding glycosyltransferase family 2 protein has product MNTTPLLSILIATKDREFYCIESIKSILNFNSDIIEICVSDNSNSDKVKDFVEQVNSAAIKYIHTNEKISFIENFNRCMELASGKYVTLIGDDDTILKTSIDYAVYADKNNIDSISSDNNISYYWPGALKGYPDGLETIILASDGIREFHPKKYLSQLLGNGLQHYLLYPLPRTYHGIVKREKLMEVKNKTGKFFGGLSPDIYSSISLSCIIEKHYVVDVPLSIAGVCAKSASASNIRGEHAGEMSQSPLLNNIKDYKWSIYIPYFYSVNTIWAESAMKALEDMGESSLINEFNKFRLMAHATINNRKSIPKIIKRENQLLKAESKKSTAAYYGKMAQEYAVIVKNKIELIAKNKLSRKKEYTFTKVSNISDAIANFDNLNNS; this is encoded by the coding sequence ATGAATACGACACCACTTTTAAGTATACTTATAGCAACAAAAGATAGAGAGTTTTACTGTATAGAATCTATTAAATCTATCCTTAATTTTAATAGTGATATTATTGAAATATGCGTTTCGGATAATAGTAACAGCGATAAAGTAAAAGATTTTGTAGAACAGGTTAATTCAGCTGCTATCAAATATATTCATACCAATGAGAAAATTTCATTTATTGAAAATTTCAACAGATGTATGGAGCTTGCGTCCGGTAAATATGTAACTCTGATTGGAGATGATGATACCATTCTGAAGACATCTATAGATTATGCCGTATATGCTGATAAGAATAATATAGACAGTATTTCATCTGATAACAATATTTCATATTATTGGCCGGGAGCATTGAAAGGGTATCCTGATGGCCTTGAAACAATTATATTGGCATCTGATGGAATCAGAGAATTTCATCCTAAGAAATATTTATCCCAATTATTGGGAAATGGTTTACAGCATTATCTGCTTTACCCGCTCCCTCGAACTTACCATGGAATTGTAAAAAGAGAGAAGTTGATGGAAGTAAAGAACAAAACGGGTAAATTTTTCGGAGGATTAAGTCCGGATATTTATTCTTCAATATCATTATCCTGCATCATTGAAAAGCATTATGTTGTAGATGTACCATTATCAATAGCAGGGGTATGTGCTAAAAGTGCTTCGGCAAGTAATATAAGAGGAGAGCATGCTGGTGAAATGTCGCAGTCACCACTTTTAAATAACATCAAAGATTATAAATGGAGTATTTATATTCCTTATTTTTATAGTGTTAATACCATCTGGGCTGAATCGGCAATGAAAGCGTTGGAAGATATGGGTGAATCCTCTTTAATAAATGAATTTAATAAATTCAGGTTAATGGCTCATGCTACCATTAATAATAGAAAATCTATCCCAAAGATTATCAAACGCGAAAATCAGTTATTAAAAGCAGAAAGTAAAAAAAGTACGGCTGCTTATTATGGAAAAATGGCTCAGGAATATGCTGTGATAGTTAAAAACAAAATCGAACTCATAGCAAAAAATAAATTATCAAGAAAAAAAGAATATACTTTTACAAAAGTTAGCAATATTTCTGATGCTATAGCTAACTTCGATAATCTAAATAATTCATAA
- a CDS encoding EpsG family protein yields MLFYLFPYLYITFVSLNLYFSKVKINFWIMLILLIPALLVVVLRGNVGTDSFFYLALLQDYKLYGESGMKYEPGFEMLGKTIAFLGASPRLGVALIAVISSFILCKIYSRSRNEMILLALLVFPLFFYDFTMNGIRYGLSFCLATLAVDKLYEKKYKQFALWGIVAFLIQYSSLLILLLFVSVLIKKKYQILFLGVLLVFIVVSPSIFSFFMERVSNKSEDYSQLYAPSFVSGMAPLFVVLLMYINFLWFNRKEKYSKLIHIILICEVLSFIFAKFSYAGLRFQGAFMYCMIIYLKNNTKKMDLSWKYTANLFVVSVFAILLFVKNITTVVQDELTPFLPYHFFWEEKHPDRL; encoded by the coding sequence ATGCTGTTTTATTTATTTCCATACCTGTATATAACCTTTGTATCCCTTAACTTATATTTCAGTAAGGTAAAGATTAACTTTTGGATAATGTTAATTTTACTTATTCCTGCACTTCTGGTTGTTGTATTAAGAGGTAATGTAGGAACAGACAGCTTTTTCTACTTAGCTCTGCTTCAGGATTATAAGCTGTATGGGGAAAGTGGAATGAAGTATGAGCCAGGTTTTGAAATGTTGGGGAAAACTATTGCTTTTCTCGGGGCATCTCCCAGACTTGGGGTTGCTTTAATTGCAGTTATATCCTCCTTTATTTTATGTAAAATATATTCCCGTTCCAGGAATGAAATGATACTGCTGGCATTGTTGGTTTTTCCTCTGTTCTTTTATGATTTTACGATGAACGGTATACGGTACGGGTTAAGTTTTTGTTTAGCAACGTTAGCCGTAGATAAACTCTATGAAAAGAAATATAAACAGTTTGCTCTCTGGGGAATAGTTGCGTTTTTGATACAATACTCTTCATTACTTATACTTCTTTTATTTGTAAGTGTACTTATTAAAAAGAAATACCAGATTCTTTTTCTGGGTGTATTATTGGTATTTATTGTTGTTTCTCCTTCTATATTTTCCTTTTTTATGGAGCGTGTTTCTAATAAAAGTGAAGATTACAGTCAATTATATGCTCCAAGTTTTGTTTCTGGTATGGCACCACTTTTTGTGGTCTTATTGATGTATATAAATTTTTTATGGTTTAACCGGAAAGAAAAATATTCTAAATTAATACATATTATATTGATATGCGAGGTTCTGTCCTTTATCTTTGCCAAATTCAGCTATGCCGGTCTTAGGTTTCAGGGAGCATTTATGTATTGTATGATTATATATTTGAAAAATAACACAAAGAAAATGGATCTTTCCTGGAAGTATACTGCGAATTTATTTGTAGTAAGTGTTTTTGCAATATTATTATTTGTTAAAAACATTACTACGGTTGTTCAAGACGAATTAACCCCCTTTTTACCATATCATTTTTTCTGGGAAGAAAAACATCCTGACAGATTATGA
- a CDS encoding glycosyltransferase family 2 protein, whose translation MKVSVIIPMYNAERTIIKCLNSVVNQLPPDDLEIVIVNDGSVDRSHEIVEKFIQENNKFDIKLIDQENKGVSAARNLAIYESKHELLALIDSDDIWLPGKLKHQLQILSKYDADFVGTLHNNLALGFPYKLEDDIFRVSFSKLMIKMAPSTITSLFKKDLIKRSGFYDEKQKYTEDGNLWLRFSKHGKMIILNKNYAIAGDFKPLFGQSGLSGNLKGMYEGEIKNIKDMVGFKYINSIQYLLYFIYITLKYYRRIIIVKLRK comes from the coding sequence ATGAAAGTTTCAGTTATAATACCAATGTATAATGCAGAGAGAACAATTATAAAGTGTTTAAATTCTGTAGTAAATCAGCTTCCTCCGGATGATTTGGAAATAGTGATCGTTAATGATGGCTCTGTGGACAGATCACATGAAATAGTTGAAAAATTTATTCAGGAAAATAATAAATTCGATATAAAATTAATTGATCAGGAAAATAAAGGAGTTTCCGCAGCCAGAAATCTTGCAATTTATGAATCGAAACATGAGCTGTTGGCTTTAATAGATTCTGATGATATATGGTTGCCGGGTAAACTGAAACATCAGCTACAAATTTTATCAAAATATGATGCAGATTTTGTAGGCACTTTACATAATAATCTTGCATTAGGTTTTCCTTATAAACTTGAAGATGATATATTTAGAGTGAGTTTCAGTAAACTGATGATAAAAATGGCCCCCTCTACCATTACCTCTCTTTTTAAGAAAGATCTTATTAAAAGATCAGGGTTTTATGATGAAAAACAAAAATATACGGAAGACGGGAATTTATGGCTAAGATTCAGCAAACATGGCAAAATGATCATTTTAAATAAAAATTATGCCATCGCGGGCGACTTTAAACCCTTATTTGGGCAAAGCGGATTGTCCGGTAACTTAAAAGGAATGTATGAAGGTGAAATAAAGAATATTAAAGATATGGTAGGTTTCAAATATATTAATAGTATTCAATACTTATTATATTTTATCTATATTACATTGAAATATTATCGCCGTATAATTATAGTGAAATTAAGAAAATAA
- a CDS encoding DapH/DapD/GlmU-related protein produces MFFKIFWIIRYILYSVFFKKAGFPGYLGRPIIILGMNKISIGKRVRIYPNARLEVHGKDAALIIEDNVGISQNVHITAGGILVIKKSATILANTYVTDIDHEYEDVNVPVLQQEMSIKKTEIGENCFIGMGVAIQAGTILGKHCIVGSNSVVRGTFPDYCVIAGIPAKIIKKYNPETKIWERANL; encoded by the coding sequence ATGTTTTTTAAAATTTTCTGGATCATCAGATATATCCTATATTCAGTTTTTTTTAAAAAAGCTGGATTTCCGGGATACCTAGGTCGCCCGATTATTATTTTGGGTATGAATAAAATCAGTATTGGCAAAAGGGTTAGAATATATCCTAATGCTAGACTGGAAGTTCATGGAAAAGATGCTGCACTTATTATTGAAGATAATGTGGGGATCTCTCAAAATGTACATATTACAGCAGGAGGAATTTTGGTAATTAAAAAATCAGCCACAATTCTGGCCAATACTTACGTTACGGACATTGATCATGAGTATGAAGATGTAAATGTACCCGTATTACAGCAGGAAATGAGCATAAAGAAAACTGAAATAGGTGAAAATTGTTTTATCGGAATGGGGGTGGCAATTCAGGCTGGTACAATATTGGGTAAACATTGTATTGTTGGATCCAATTCAGTAGTTAGAGGGACTTTTCCCGATTATTGTGTTATTGCAGGCATACCTGCTAAAATTATTAAAAAATATAATCCCGAAACAAAAATTTGGGAAAGAGCTAATTTGTGA